CTTTAAAGTTCATACAATGACATCAATTTGAGTCGGAGTTTTATTTTCGTGATTCGTGTTATAGAGATTAAGGTTGTTATTGAAGTTAGAGTATAATTTCGATTGGGAGATTATAAGATAAGTCACTGCACTTGAGTTTTATCTCAATAGTTTTGTCATATACAATTTTTAGTGACATTATTGTATCAATGGTAGCAACAAACAAGTTTGCCAGTGAAATGGCTCTTCAGTCAATCACCAAATTCAATATACAACAATTACAAAGCAacagattttgagaaaaaacaaacaaaaaagaaattcaaagcTTCCAATATATGCCCAATCGGTGCAAAATGCCTGCAACAATGGCCCAGAATAGGATCTCCGCAAAGATAACATACAACAGGATTCCTACTCTCTTCGAATGCCAAACGTTAATGAAGACATGTTTTTGTATCCAATAAGTCTGTCGAAAAAGTAACAACCTCGTCAAAATTcgaatataagaaagaaaattacagaaactaaaaaataaatggagGTTTAACTAATAGAGAGTATGAGGAGATGAATTTACGAGTGTATTATGAGGGTCATCATAATACCACCCATTAATGAATCCTGCGAAGATGCCTTCAGCTGCCATGACATAAACAAGCATGGCATTCATACCAATCCATTTCAAAGGCAAGAACAACAATGTCAAACCCCAAATATCAACCTGCAATTCTAAATCCGTTTCAGATGAAAAATGTGGAACATTAATCACAGAGGCACACCtgcactgaaaaaaaaaaaaaaaacaagaaagccTTGACAGAAGAAAGGCAGAATTTCTAGTATTACGAAAAAAATACCACAATGTAGAAGGCTGAAAAAACTAATGCTGCTGCTCCAGATGTTACACAAACATAGCTTAGGGTGTACAACTGTTTATTCAAAGGAATGGCTGCAACAAATGGAATAAACGATGTTAGAAAGTGGTTTTTAAGCGGTGGTTAGATAGCAGCCCAATAGTGGGAGAACAAAATGTCATATAGATCTTGTTAGGATAGGTTCTAATcataactctgataccatattagaaagtgatttttaagcttaactcaaccccacaaaaccgatttttaagatgaaatttgcatccacttatatatattataatttgatcttatctctaatcgacgTCAAACTTCCAACAATAGTTACATGGTAAGTTTTAGTCAACACTGAGTTAAGAGTTCACACCATGAGTGAAGTGAAGAATAAGTCCAAAAGCAAGGAGTGCTAAGCCAAGGAGAAGCCAGTGCTTCAACCTAGAAGAGTGATCCTAAAGTCACAAAAAGTGAAGGAGTAAACATACGTTAAAGGATTGTAATTTTCAAGCACTGTTTACTTCGAGGGAAAAGGCTTCACCTGCAAGTGTACGAGTACATGTCCAAAATGCAATCCAATAATTGTGGAGAGAATAGAAGATATTGAGCTGCAGTTACACATACATAGTTGAATTCATATATAATCTTACACAGTCCTCAAAAGGGTCACtgagaatttcaaaattatgagaaaaaataaagtgaacATGGAAGTCATCAACTCTTTCTTACTAACAATGAAGGTgacattttcaattatttaatcacatacaataatatcatctatttcaaataaaacaaagccAACGTGGTCAAGAACCGATTGAAATCTGCTAATAGCATGTTTATGAGTTCAGCTATTCAAACATAGACTAAGGATTTGGAGACCGTATACAGACCTTAAAATTCCTTCTGGCTCAAAAGGAGCATAACACCATGAAGGTGCACTTCTTTTAAAAGGTCCTTCATATGGGGAATTCTCTGTGCAAGCCTGCAACACTCAGAAGGCAATCAGTGTGTGAAAATTCCTACAGCCATAGAGCAAGTCTTTCAAATTTAGAGTAGAAAATAGCAACACACGTCAGATCTTCTCCACGCTGGACGCTTATACATGTGGCTAATTCCAAGCACCTCTCGGTCAATATATCCCACAACATTACAAGGGGGATCGAGTTTTCCCCTGACACCACAGGTCACCTAAAATTGACAGAGAAAACAAATTAGCCAGAGTAgacaaaaatttagaaaaacggTATGCAGCAACTATACTAGCCAGTTCATGTATTTTGTGCACAGAGAGAGTATCAATAGTGTTTGATTTGTGTTCCCACTTCATGAGTGTACAGAGAGTATCAGAGACAACCAACGGGAAGCTTACAGTTAAAGTTGTTCCATTGTATATGCTGTCTGGATTATGGACAGTGAATTTCCAGTCTGGAACATACACTCCATAAAGTAAAGCCAAGTAAACAGCAAGTACGCAAGCCCCCACTAGCCtgaaattttaacaaataaatgttCAAAAACATATAACATTAGCCATTAACCAGAAGCATACTTTCACGGACTAACCAATGCCAATAGTACAACTTGAATATTGAGAGTTGGGTGGGTGGATCTCTATCTTGTGCACTTCTTGAAAATATCTCCACAAGTGCCACAACCAAATATGCCAGAGCAATTCTCTATAATGGTTCAAAAACAAGTATTATTCCTTTTGTGTTCGGACTTATCAGCTAAAATATACTCTAATAGAAAATGAGCTggaaaaaattatagaaatcaCCTGAAGTATGCCACACCATCTTATATGTTTCATGTCAACACCATATGTTAGATTGTCCGGAGCATGAGAGAAACCACCTTCATCATTCAGGTCATCCATCATATCAAAACAAGGCATGTCTTAGACTGTTACCAGAATTAGATTTGCTTAAATGAAATCTAGAATCAATTATTATTGCACATCATAGAAGAATAACTTTCACAAGACCGAGTATATTTCAGCAGGGAGTAATAGTGTATGTAAAATCAAACAAGAAGTTCTTGATTCCTTTTCTCACCCCCTCTTGAACAGGGGAATTCTTTAGTTATGCTGAAAAAAGAGGGCAAAAGAAAATGTATGAGAAAAACTAACCTTGCAAGAGCAATCCCCAGAAGAGGAGTTTGAGTGTTCTAACCAGAACCTTTTTTACAGCTACAAGTCTATTTGGTATTCTCTGTAGATAAATGGAAGCATCAAGAAATTTAGGGCTGGTTTGAAtcgaaaagaagaaacaaaaggaaCATAGAAACTAACGATTGAAGCATTCACAGCCACCTATTTTCTCATTCGCAGCTAACCTTGAGAGCCAGAGGAATTGCCATTCCCACAATGAACAAAAAGAAGGGCATGACAAAATCAGCAAGGTTGCAGCCATTCCATGGCGCATGGCCAATCATTTGCCATTTCCCTCCGGCATCATCAACCAAGATCATTAACTACATCACATACATTAAGAACATGTTAAAGCGAAACCATAAGGATATACAAGCCTAAAAAATAAGCAAAATGACATTCTTTTGGTTGGTTTCAAAGTGATACTTGATAACACTGAACGAAAGAAAAACAGCTCAAATATACTACTTCCAACATGAAACTCCTACATTTAATGTATATGgtcttgtttttcttaaatactaTTCAACTTTCTCACatagattttgtttttcctgTATACAttcaattttgtcatttttatttaacatagaACTTTTAACTCATGCTTGAATTTCTAAACCCACACTACATAATCTACCTATGTATGTCTAAcaacataaatgaaaaaaaaaataaaaaaaaaataaataaataaataaccaaGTAAGTAATTGGACCAGTGAGCAATAACGGTTCTGTATAATATACTGTAATCCCATAgcattattcatattattttgatCTTTATAGCAATATTCATAGGCTTTCAGTTATAAACAGTTTATAACCTTGATAGCAATCTCTGTAACAGTACTAAAAACAGAGTTGAACTGCTAAattaagaaagaagagagaagcaCCGCAACAGTGAGACCGCGAAAGATGTCAAGCGACGCGACACGCTTTGGTTTAGGCAGCTTTGTGTCTGAAACAGGAAGCACTTCGGAAACATTGAGGCTGTGTTCACCTTTCATTTCGGCCATGCTGTTTCTGAATTGCTTTACTCAAGTTTCTCTCTTTAGTCTCTGGTAAATTCTGATTCTAGTGCAGaataattactataataatattaattggataatgattataatattttaatgtaacacgtgtatttttattagatttaaaataaaaaataaattaatgaaaaaataacacTTATATTGTATCATGAAAATGTTTGTctcaaaaatatcttttcttcatattaATTAACATATTGATTAAGAAAACAATCTACTGCTTTGTGCATATCTTcgtgatttttaaatattaatcaataaGAATATGAATCATATCATGTGACCGAAAAGACAAAAAGatttattcatattataataataaattattgctATTATTTGGATTACATCCACCTAAGGCTTAATGTCCAAACGTGTGAAATACAAACATGTGCCACGGGAATCTTATCCACGTGCTTTACAGTGATAAGCTGTGCAAACACATTTAAGAGTTCAGACTCTTCtcttagtatttttttcttttttttttttcttacggTCAACATTAAAAGTAATGTtgatatactaattttttttaatatgttttaaaacatGAAGGTATTTTGAAACTATAAAACAGGACAAAAAGAAATCTCACAGAAAATCTAAATTTCACATTTAGTTAAATCAAACGTAATATGattataataatgtattttcCACCAACATGtacaaaatattatactttttacatttaattattgcttagagaattaatttgatttttttctttactaatTACTTGAAATACGGAATGattgaaaacaaatatttattcaagctatgatgaaatttaatattagttaataatttcttaaaatttacgtatatcaattttaagaaataccTTACAAATAGAAGGATATATTATTAGTTTGTTGGAAtcaacttattattatatttatgcaAAAATATTGCAAtggtttcaaatttaaaatatatagtatcttatgttaaaatgataattttagttttcttataaattatgtatttcttaaaacatcactttaattaaaaatttcgtcgaataattaaaacaaagttATCAGACAaaagctgaaaaaaaaaagagtacaCCATGTAGTGGTGGCATAATATCCATAAGTCAATTCAAGGAAGCTTAGATTTCGAGGAATTTctctacaaaaaaaaagtacttgaacaaaaataaatacatatgcAACTGAAAATATTAAGCATATAACATTGATCActtatctttattttcacaaaacattATTAGAATGGATATATCATTTAtactaatttgaattaattatataatgcacattattaaaaaactatatttttcatatatacatAGATAATAGAAAGTGATATCAATTTATAAGCTCATTTaccaatgaaaaaaataagattttatgaTGATCTATTATGACAAGTGAAAACCATTTGTCATAATAGATTGGTCGTGACATTTTCGTAATAAAGCGTATGACTTATTATGACATAATAGATTAAACATAATATTCAACATGGatgcaaaattgaaaataaatttaaaatatatatgacaaATAC
Above is a genomic segment from Vigna radiata var. radiata cultivar VC1973A chromosome 10, Vradiata_ver6, whole genome shotgun sequence containing:
- the LOC106775178 gene encoding heparan-alpha-glucosaminide N-acetyltransferase, whose amino-acid sequence is MAEMKGEHSLNVSEVLPVSDTKLPKPKRVASLDIFRGLTVALMILVDDAGGKWQMIGHAPWNGCNLADFVMPFFLFIVGMAIPLALKRIPNRLVAVKKVLVRTLKLLFWGLLLQGGFSHAPDNLTYGVDMKHIRWCGILQRIALAYLVVALVEIFSRSAQDRDPPTQLSIFKLYYWHWLVGACVLAVYLALLYGVYVPDWKFTVHNPDSIYNGTTLTVTCGVRGKLDPPCNVVGYIDREVLGISHMYKRPAWRRSDACTENSPYEGPFKRSAPSWCYAPFEPEGILSSISSILSTIIGLHFGHVLVHLQDHSSRLKHWLLLGLALLAFGLILHFTHAIPLNKQLYTLSYVCVTSGAAALVFSAFYIVVDIWGLTLLFLPLKWIGMNAMLVYVMAAEGIFAGFINGWYYDDPHNTLTYWIQKHVFINVWHSKRVGILLYVIFAEILFWAIVAGILHRLGIYWKL